One part of the Olleya sp. YS genome encodes these proteins:
- a CDS encoding sigma-70 family RNA polymerase sigma factor, which produces MSLDQLIHKCKSNDTKAQSELYQLYSSKLFSVSLKYSSSHAEAEDNLQDAFITIFDKIKQYKNKGSFEGWLKRVTINTVLQRYRTQKVFDIVNEEAIVDENVEIEEDDVSIDFLLKCIQELPDRYRLVFNLYVLDGYSHKEIADMLAITSGTTKSNLARARQILKEKIVEYKTGLNSQSL; this is translated from the coding sequence TTGAGTTTAGACCAACTCATACATAAATGCAAATCCAATGATACTAAAGCACAAAGCGAATTATACCAGCTTTATTCAAGCAAGTTATTCTCTGTTAGCTTAAAGTATTCAAGTTCTCATGCAGAAGCAGAAGACAATTTACAAGATGCGTTTATTACTATTTTTGATAAAATAAAACAGTACAAAAACAAAGGTAGTTTTGAAGGTTGGTTAAAGCGAGTCACTATAAATACTGTGTTACAACGTTACAGAACACAAAAGGTATTTGACATAGTAAATGAAGAAGCAATAGTTGACGAAAATGTTGAGATTGAAGAGGATGATGTTAGTATAGATTTTTTATTAAAATGCATCCAAGAGTTACCAGACAGATATAGGTTAGTTTTCAATCTGTATGTATTAGATGGTTACTCTCATAAAGAAATAGCAGATATGTTAGCAATAACATCTGGAACAACAAAGTCTAATTTAGCAAGAGCTAGACAGATATTAAAAGAAAAAATAGTAGAATATAAAACGGGATTAAACTCCCAATCGTTATAA